The proteins below come from a single Streptomyces sp. NBC_01571 genomic window:
- a CDS encoding ParA family protein — translation MASPTSGGEREKLVSKLPASLRQALKVRAAQLSTDVQDAVTSGIQAWREHPEPLPVVDTAGAESFGTWLPEGLYDDFKRDCATRNVSYIQGLAQAVALWLDQNPAALESAPPRRIIVCNQKGGVGKTAVTAGLAQALAEDPTLWTDKASSSEDLARWAARLGLRVLMVDYDPQGHLSHQLGLKAIPAGGESLITHMLNREQVRSPLIDLTVAIDEPRFGDRLRILPAAFDAFLLDSGLTMFRGPRHAALERALSPLEEHFDVIVIDSPPSLGLAMDAAIYYGRRRDGERTGASGLVIPVEAEDTSAQAYGMLINQVGSLTGDYDIEVEQLGLVVNKYDSRRGFIATSSLDKWKSLGSPPVLAVIGDLKEQREAVRLQRALLAYSPESDQAHHMREIARRLT, via the coding sequence ATGGCATCTCCGACTTCGGGAGGTGAGCGGGAAAAGCTCGTGTCGAAGCTGCCCGCCTCCCTCCGGCAAGCCCTCAAAGTCAGGGCAGCGCAGCTCAGTACCGACGTTCAGGACGCTGTCACATCTGGCATCCAGGCCTGGCGTGAGCATCCCGAACCCCTCCCCGTAGTCGATACGGCAGGAGCCGAGTCCTTCGGTACCTGGCTACCCGAAGGCCTCTACGACGACTTCAAGCGGGACTGTGCAACCCGCAACGTCTCCTACATCCAAGGGCTTGCCCAGGCAGTAGCCCTGTGGCTTGACCAGAATCCCGCAGCCCTCGAATCCGCTCCGCCGCGTCGCATCATCGTCTGTAACCAAAAGGGCGGCGTAGGCAAGACCGCCGTCACGGCCGGCCTTGCCCAGGCGCTGGCCGAAGACCCCACGCTATGGACGGACAAGGCCAGTAGCTCAGAAGACCTCGCGCGCTGGGCAGCCCGACTCGGACTGCGCGTCCTGATGGTCGACTACGACCCCCAAGGACACCTCTCCCATCAGCTAGGCCTTAAAGCGATCCCTGCTGGCGGCGAGAGCCTCATCACGCACATGCTCAACCGCGAGCAGGTCCGTAGCCCCCTCATTGATCTCACCGTCGCCATAGACGAACCGCGCTTCGGTGACCGGCTGCGAATCCTGCCCGCAGCCTTCGATGCCTTCTTGCTCGACTCCGGGCTCACCATGTTCCGTGGCCCGCGGCACGCAGCTCTCGAGCGAGCACTTTCCCCGTTGGAAGAGCACTTCGATGTCATCGTCATCGATTCGCCACCCAGCCTAGGGCTGGCCATGGACGCGGCCATCTACTATGGCCGCCGCCGCGACGGGGAAAGGACCGGCGCCTCCGGCCTCGTCATCCCGGTCGAGGCAGAAGACACCTCCGCGCAGGCCTACGGCATGCTCATCAACCAAGTCGGGTCTCTGACTGGTGACTACGACATCGAGGTCGAGCAACTCGGACTCGTGGTCAACAAGTACGACTCGCGGCGCGGCTTCATCGCGACGTCCTCACTGGACAAATGGAAGAGCCTCGGCTCGCCTCCTGTCCTTGCCGTCATCGGTGACCTGAAGGAACAGCGCGAAGCCGTGCGGCTGCAGCGAGCTCTGCTGGCCTACTCTCCCGAATCCGACCAGGCCCATCACATGCGAGAGATCGCTCGGAGACTGACATGA
- the dnaN gene encoding DNA polymerase III subunit beta → MKLTIDTGRLAEAAQWALRAVPQTPPAPVLAGLLIEARDDTLTLSGFDYYRSAGAREDCDIEEPGVVLVGGRVFTDLVKGFPKSRATTLVLDGSTLTLSCGTAHINLPTLPLDEYPALPPVPAPSGTVTGTVLADAATHVAAAASTDDTLPMLTGVQFALGTDTLTLSATDRYRFHVAEVPWTPAPARKGKRKTDPEPHTEGFSLVPADILRDAARVLADTDQAQITFTDGQFAVSVPGRWATGRVLDGRLPDYQFPTEDDFESVVTVSTEALADAIKHVQPLLGKSDPIVLDITGDRITVRAGTDDKGRGSDQVPADLTGPTLDPAFNPGYFLQALQQVDAPHVQLNFASPTKPCLLHAPDQAHIFKALLMPIRVTPPSTGSES, encoded by the coding sequence ATGAAGCTCACCATCGACACCGGCCGTCTCGCCGAAGCGGCGCAATGGGCGCTGCGCGCTGTCCCTCAAACGCCGCCCGCCCCGGTTCTGGCCGGGCTGCTGATCGAAGCCCGCGACGACACCCTGACCCTGTCCGGCTTCGACTACTACCGGTCCGCCGGCGCCCGCGAGGACTGCGACATCGAGGAGCCCGGCGTGGTCCTGGTCGGAGGCCGCGTCTTCACCGACCTCGTCAAGGGCTTCCCCAAGTCCAGGGCGACCACGCTGGTCCTGGACGGCAGCACGCTCACGCTGTCCTGCGGCACCGCCCACATCAACCTGCCCACCCTGCCGCTGGACGAATATCCGGCGCTGCCCCCGGTCCCCGCCCCGAGCGGCACCGTCACCGGCACCGTGCTCGCCGACGCCGCCACCCACGTCGCTGCCGCCGCCAGCACCGATGACACCCTCCCCATGCTGACCGGCGTCCAGTTCGCCCTCGGCACCGACACCCTGACCCTGTCCGCTACCGACCGGTACCGCTTCCACGTCGCCGAGGTGCCCTGGACACCCGCCCCTGCACGTAAGGGCAAGCGCAAGACCGACCCGGAGCCCCACACCGAGGGCTTCTCGTTGGTGCCGGCCGACATCCTGCGTGATGCCGCCCGCGTCCTTGCCGACACGGACCAGGCCCAGATCACCTTCACCGACGGCCAGTTCGCGGTCAGCGTGCCCGGCAGGTGGGCGACCGGCCGCGTCCTCGACGGCCGGCTGCCCGACTACCAGTTCCCCACCGAGGACGACTTCGAGTCCGTCGTCACCGTCTCCACCGAGGCCCTGGCCGACGCGATCAAGCACGTTCAGCCCCTGCTGGGCAAAAGCGACCCGATCGTTCTGGACATCACCGGCGACCGGATCACCGTGCGCGCCGGGACCGACGACAAGGGCCGCGGCAGCGACCAGGTCCCCGCCGACCTCACCGGCCCGACCCTCGACCCCGCCTTCAACCCGGGCTACTTCCTGCAGGCCCTCCAGCAGGTCGACGCACCCCACGTGCAGCTCAACTTCGCCAGCCCCACCAAACCCTGCCTCCTGCACGCCCCCGACCAGGCCCACATCTTCAAGGCCCTGCTCATGCCCATCCGCGTCACCCCACCCAGCACCGGCTCCGAGAGCTGA
- a CDS encoding WhiB family transcriptional regulator, translating into MSGVVKVSNDHLPTDPRFPFPAAQTRCQSEPHQFDFANGDRTAGGEETRQRIEAARAACSGCPAATDCLLWALVNQRASRVGIWAATTPRERNTLRKRIADRLGPDWIDVLADQIKARRERTAAARTTPLTVAQARIVRLDNEMNGPMPRPMTPTRQRRNRARLAAATKASRRTRTMAQAS; encoded by the coding sequence ATGAGCGGTGTCGTCAAGGTCAGCAACGATCACCTCCCCACCGATCCCCGCTTTCCCTTCCCCGCCGCGCAGACCCGCTGCCAGTCCGAGCCGCACCAGTTCGACTTCGCCAACGGCGACCGGACCGCCGGCGGCGAGGAGACCCGGCAGCGGATCGAAGCGGCTCGCGCTGCCTGCAGCGGCTGCCCGGCGGCCACGGACTGCCTGCTGTGGGCCCTGGTCAATCAGCGGGCGAGCCGCGTCGGGATCTGGGCAGCCACCACCCCACGAGAGCGCAACACGTTGCGCAAGCGCATCGCGGACCGGCTCGGACCCGACTGGATCGACGTCCTCGCCGACCAGATCAAGGCCCGCCGCGAACGGACCGCTGCCGCCCGCACCACCCCGCTCACCGTCGCACAGGCACGCATCGTGCGCCTGGACAACGAAATGAACGGACCCATGCCGCGCCCGATGACGCCCACTCGTCAGCGCCGCAACCGCGCCCGGCTCGCCGCGGCCACGAAGGCGTCCCGCAGGACTCGCACTATGGCGCAGGCATCCTGA
- a CDS encoding RRQRL motif-containing zinc-binding protein: MDSRILDGNPLLEEYDWGTAPEGLATRRQLRAKGLRPAGQTPIVLRCRKCRNYPERVCTRPTFLYRIDRALPVRPMTLAQERALDRAMEARQRCPRCCRRYHHVIPLRRFGSCLECHDGTPADPSTYLAPAAHGHGLAA; this comes from the coding sequence ATGGACTCCCGGATCCTCGACGGGAACCCGCTGTTAGAGGAGTACGACTGGGGGACCGCACCGGAAGGCCTCGCCACCCGCCGCCAGCTGCGCGCCAAAGGCCTGCGTCCGGCCGGGCAGACGCCGATCGTGCTGCGCTGCCGCAAGTGCCGGAACTACCCGGAGCGCGTCTGCACGCGGCCGACGTTCCTGTACCGGATCGATCGTGCCCTCCCGGTGCGGCCGATGACCCTCGCGCAGGAACGCGCCCTGGACCGTGCGATGGAGGCCCGGCAGCGGTGTCCCCGGTGCTGCCGCAGGTATCACCACGTCATCCCGCTGCGCCGGTTCGGATCCTGCCTGGAATGCCACGACGGTACGCCCGCGGACCCCTCGACCTACCTCGCACCCGCTGCCCACGGCCACGGACTTGCCGCCTGA
- a CDS encoding GGDEF domain-containing protein, producing MMPAATLLRQPVRTLIVAAAVPLALAAIADDVRMRRRYEAARRCPLTGLHGRDVLVEHIDRQLCTGRGDDVHVLVLDGLKAVNDTYGHAAGDALIRVYGRRLARWTSGRPGACAARLGGDEFGVAVRLPAQAALEELAALREQLQQPLALDDGRLLHPTVSIGFARAGDLPGEDASGLLRGADKAMYEVKTGRQVFPYRATYADAYAETVNGRRAGREGAHLPAGDL from the coding sequence ATGATGCCCGCTGCCACCCTGTTACGGCAGCCTGTCCGCACATTGATCGTCGCCGCGGCGGTGCCGCTCGCGCTGGCCGCGATAGCTGATGACGTCCGCATGCGCCGACGCTACGAGGCCGCCCGCCGCTGCCCCCTCACCGGCCTGCACGGCCGGGACGTCCTGGTCGAGCACATCGACCGCCAGCTGTGCACCGGCCGCGGCGACGACGTCCACGTCCTGGTCCTGGACGGCCTGAAGGCAGTGAACGACACCTATGGGCATGCGGCCGGGGACGCGCTCATCCGCGTGTACGGCCGGCGCCTGGCCCGCTGGACGTCCGGCCGCCCGGGCGCCTGCGCAGCACGTCTTGGCGGTGACGAATTCGGTGTCGCCGTACGGCTTCCCGCACAGGCCGCCCTCGAGGAACTGGCGGCGCTGCGCGAGCAGCTGCAGCAGCCCCTCGCCCTCGATGACGGCCGTCTCCTCCACCCGACCGTATCCATCGGCTTTGCGCGGGCAGGCGACCTGCCCGGCGAGGACGCCAGCGGACTCCTGCGCGGCGCGGACAAGGCGATGTACGAGGTCAAGACGGGGCGCCAGGTGTTCCCGTACCGGGCGACGTACGCCGACGCCTACGCGGAGACCGTGAACGGCCGCCGCGCCGGTCGCGAGGGTGCGCACCTTCCCGCGGGTGACCTATGA